In Gimesia panareensis, the genomic window CAGCAGCAGGGCACAACAGGCCTGACAGAAAAGACGTTTGAAAAGTCCTGAGTTCATAATGTTCCTCTATCGTATTGGACAGGTAAGCTGGTACGGAAACAGGCAGGTAAAGCTGCCTCGACTATAAAAGGTAGGCCGCTCTCGATTTCCTTATGAATGTTTATAAAATCGATTATGGTCAATCACAGGCACCAAATGCAATCGCAGCGTGTCTGCGAGTCTGAAATTTCGGCGTTTCCCTAAAACCCCAGGAGCCCCTCAGTCGGCATAGTCCTTCCCATTCAGACTGTCGACGACGGAATGCTGCCACCCTTCCAGAGCGGCTTTCATGTTTTTGAACCGCTGCGGATCCTGTTTAGCCAGGTCATGTTCTTCTGCCGGATCTTTGGCGAGGTTGTACAGCGTATATTTGGCGGTCCCTTTTTTGTTTTCCATCTTCAGGATCTTGTAGTCACCGTCGATCAGGGCCGCGGAACCGGGAAGCTCCTCTTTAGAATATTTCGTATTCAGGCTGGCCGCGTCGGCATCGGGAACCGGTCCGGGCGGATTGGGTTTCCCGGGCGACTGACGCTTCTGCAGATCCAGCAGAATGTCTGTACTGCGTTTGGGATGTCCCTTCTCAGGATAAGTCCAGAAGCCCATCGGCTTGCTGCGGGTCATCTTGTGCCCCTCGATCAGGGGCAACAGACTCTCACCATCCAGCGTGGGCTGATGAGAAACTTTGGCGCCCGTCAATGCCAGCACGGTAGGATAGATATCGATGGTGCCGCAGGGCATGTCAGATGTTTCCGGTTTCTTAATCACAGCAGGCCACTCGATCAGGGACGGTACGCGAATGCCCCCTTCCCAGAGGTTCCCTTTATAGCCAGCCAGTCCGCCGGTCGCCTGCGAACGGGGACCCTCTTTTTTGAACTGGGGAGGCCGCGGGCCATTATCGCTGGTGAACCAGAGCAGCGTATTCTCCGCCAGCCCCAGATCGCGCAGCTGCCGCCGCAGGTGTCCCATCGCCCGGTCGACGCCGGTGATCTCACCAAAATAGTTCTGGAAAGCCGGATCCTGATCGGGATACAGGGCTTTCAATTCGTCTACCGCCTCGTGGGGCAGGTGCGGGTTCCCAAACCAGATCACCGCCAGGAAGGGCTGCTCTTTTTTCTGTGCCCCTTTCATAAAGTCGAGGGCGGCATCCACGGTCACGCGGGAACTTTCTCCCTTGAGCTGTTCGACCACGCCGTTGTGACTCATATAGGGATCGTTTTCATAGAAATTCGGACTCGAGACCCATTCATCAAAGCCGCTGTTGCCGGGAGAAACCGGGCTGTTGGCCTGTACTGAGCCCAGATGCCATTTCCCGAAGTGGCCCGTCGTGTAGCCGACCGACTTGACCGCCTCGGCCACCGTCACTTCCTGCGGTCGCAGGGTATGTCCCCAGCTGAAGCAGGCAAAACGATTCGGGTGGCGTCCCGTCAGAAAGCTGCCCCGGGTGGGCGAACAGACGGGAGCCGCCGCGTAAAAGCGGTCCAGTCGCAGCCCGCTGGCAGCCATGTCATCCAGGTGCGGGGTCTTGATCACGGGATGACCGTTGAAGGAAGTCTCCCCCCAGCCCTGGTCATCGGTCATGCAGAGCACAATATTCGGCCGCGCGGCTTTCTCAGCAGCGATTAATGCAGAAACGGTGGTACTGAAACAGAAACCACAGAGAATGAGCAGAGCTGAACAACGGAAGAAGCGTTTCATATCAGACCTCGGGGTTGAATCAGAGCGGCGGGAACAGAAGCAATTAATTTATCCTGCCCCAAATCAGGCGGGGCGCCAAGGTTGGTTCACAGACCAGTTCCGATTTTCCGGAAAGTTCTTCTGTACCGCCTCCAGGCCCTGAAATAGCAGACTGGAGAGCCTGATTTGTCATGTTGATGATTGCATCCCGCCTGCCCGCTCGGCTATACTTCTCACGTGTGCCCGGACCTCCCTCTGAACTGACGTCGATTGATTATTTCCCCTGTCACAATCGACTTACGTCCGCCAGGCATTGATTGAGACTGCCCCAGCCTCATTCGGGGTACGTAATAAGAGTCGTTTCAGAATCACAGAGAACACAGAGGAACCACAGACAGTATGGAACCGACAAAACATCAAGGGCCCTATTTTGTCGGCATCGATATTGGTGGTACGAACGTTAAAGTCGGTATCGTGGATGATGCGGGACAGACACTGGCATTCTGCAAAACGACCACGGAAGTTCCCCAAGGTGTCGAAGCCGGCCTGAAAAACATCTACCAGGCCATCGACGATGCTCTGGACGACTGCCAGTTGACCATGGACGAGATTAAAGCCATCGGTATCGCCACTCCCGGCACGATGGACATCCCAGGGGGGAAACTGGTCGATCCGCCCAATCTTCCAACGTGGAAAGGCTTTCCGATCCGGCAGACGGTCTGTGATCATTACGGGGGCAAACGGACGGTCTATCAGAATGATGCCAACGCAGCCGCCTACGGCGAATACTGGATCGGCGGCGCCCGCGATGCTCACAGTCTGGTGTTCTGGACACTGGGCACGGGCATTGGATGTGGTATTATTATAGATGAAATGATTATTGAGGGACGTCATTCCCATGGAGGCGAATGCGGCCACATCGTCATCCAGATGGATGACGGACGGTTATGTGATTCAGGACAATATGGTACACTCGAAGCTTACGCGGGTGGCAAGTCACTGGTGAAGCGCTGCCAGGAGCAGCTCGACGCGGGTCGGGAGTCCATCCTGAATGACAAGCTGCAACAGGGTGAGACGCTCACGCCCCTGTTGATCTCAGAAGCGGGGGAGCAGAACGACGAACTGGCTGTCGAGCTGATTATGGAATCCGCCCGCTGCCTGGGAGTCGGCACCACGAACCTGATGCACACCATCGACCCGGACATGGTCCTGTTTGGTGGCGCGGTCACCTTTGGAGGCAAAGGTAATGCGCAGGGCGATCGTTTTATGCAGCGCATTCGAGAAGAGGTAAAGCAACGCGCGTTTCAGGTCCCTTACGATAATACGATCATCGACTATGCAGAACTCGGAGCAGACGCCGGTTATATCGGCGTCGCCGGCTGTGCGCGACTGGCCTGCCTCAAAGCAGAACAAAATTAGAAACTATGCCCGGAACAATCCATTTCGGGCGGTCTGAGTGATAAGAAACCGAGATACCTTTTATGGCAACTGAGCCCCGTCTGATTCGAAACTTTTCGATCGTAGCACATATCGACCACGGGAAAAGTACGCTGGCCGACCAGCTGCTCCTGAAAACCGGCGCCATCACGGAGCGGGAATTCAAGAACCAGATCCTGGATGACCTGCAGATTGAGCAGGAACGCGGTATCACGGTCAAAGCCCGTACGGTGGTCATTCACCACAAGTACAAAGGCGAAACCTACGAGCTGAACCTGATCGACACACCCGGCCACGTCGACTTCCATTATGAAGTCTCCCGCAGCCTGGCGGCCTGCGAAGGTGCGCTGCTGCTCGTCGATGCCTTCCAGGGAGTGCAGGCCCAGACGGTGGCGAATGCCTATGCCTGCATCAATGCCGACCTGACGAT contains:
- a CDS encoding ROK family protein; its protein translation is MEPTKHQGPYFVGIDIGGTNVKVGIVDDAGQTLAFCKTTTEVPQGVEAGLKNIYQAIDDALDDCQLTMDEIKAIGIATPGTMDIPGGKLVDPPNLPTWKGFPIRQTVCDHYGGKRTVYQNDANAAAYGEYWIGGARDAHSLVFWTLGTGIGCGIIIDEMIIEGRHSHGGECGHIVIQMDDGRLCDSGQYGTLEAYAGGKSLVKRCQEQLDAGRESILNDKLQQGETLTPLLISEAGEQNDELAVELIMESARCLGVGTTNLMHTIDPDMVLFGGAVTFGGKGNAQGDRFMQRIREEVKQRAFQVPYDNTIIDYAELGADAGYIGVAGCARLACLKAEQN
- a CDS encoding sulfatase-like hydrolase/transferase, which codes for MKRFFRCSALLILCGFCFSTTVSALIAAEKAARPNIVLCMTDDQGWGETSFNGHPVIKTPHLDDMAASGLRLDRFYAAAPVCSPTRGSFLTGRHPNRFACFSWGHTLRPQEVTVAEAVKSVGYTTGHFGKWHLGSVQANSPVSPGNSGFDEWVSSPNFYENDPYMSHNGVVEQLKGESSRVTVDAALDFMKGAQKKEQPFLAVIWFGNPHLPHEAVDELKALYPDQDPAFQNYFGEITGVDRAMGHLRRQLRDLGLAENTLLWFTSDNGPRPPQFKKEGPRSQATGGLAGYKGNLWEGGIRVPSLIEWPAVIKKPETSDMPCGTIDIYPTVLALTGAKVSHQPTLDGESLLPLIEGHKMTRSKPMGFWTYPEKGHPKRSTDILLDLQKRQSPGKPNPPGPVPDADAASLNTKYSKEELPGSAALIDGDYKILKMENKKGTAKYTLYNLAKDPAEEHDLAKQDPQRFKNMKAALEGWQHSVVDSLNGKDYAD